The Limanda limanda chromosome 21, fLimLim1.1, whole genome shotgun sequence genome contains the following window.
AGACTCCAGCCAGCAGCCATAGGGGGTGCAGCTCATCTGAGTCTGTCTAACTTGAGATAACTTTCCAGACGAGCACCTAAAAACCTCACAAATTAACTGAGTAATTGTGTTATTTCAATGAATCGACCTGCAGTCCTTTAACAAGAGATAATTGGCCTTGAGACTTCTGGGAGTCCTGTCAAGTCTAACCTTCAAGTTAGTCAAGAAGTTGTGCTTGTAAAACTCCACAAGATGGTGTTTTTACAGTTGTTTTTATGGAAGGTCGCTGGCTTCAGAAAGAGCTGGGATAGCTGTTTCCACCTGTTAACAGGTTTTACACTTAGTTACTATAGTATAGTATGTTAGTCTATTCAGAAGACAAATAAACATGGTTCTGCTTTTCTCATCCCACCCTTGAGAAGAAAACCAAATGTCGAATTATTCTTTTAAAGGAGACGTATacttttaaaggagacatatacATGTACTTATTCTAGCTGTTCTAGGTTGTTGGTGAATATAAAAGTTCTGCAATGTTTCAAAACCATAAGTTTGTGGTAATACGAGCTCTGCTGCCCGTAAAGTTCCTGAACACCCTCGTCATTAGCCCGGACTGACACTTCTGCAtcactgtgatgtcatgtgatgtAACTTTTTCAAGTTCAAGTCTTCATCACAGAGACGTTCCAGTCTGGATTTCGATGACTGTCGGTAGATTTGACTTGGACACTCACCAAGCTCTCTGGAGACCGGAGACACCATGGCATTCTCCCCGATCTTTGACACTGCTTCAAAATAGACCTTTCCGGCAAGAGTCATCGCTGCGTggggagacacacaaacatcgtCAAGTTACTCGCTGGTTATAAACAAGATTTAAAAGACCTTTTTGTGTTCTGGTGTAAGAGGATTTTCGAGGGGGTGAAAACTTTGATTACCTGTGACGGATTTCTCATAGTTCTTCCCGAGGGTGACCAGGGTCCTCAGGCCCGGGTTGAACTGCTCCATCACATTCTGGGacaaagagcagagaaacaaaATATGTGGAGGGATGCAACAATCACCGCCCTTTTCTTTGAGATTAAGAATTCATTCTGACACGTCACACCAGGAAAAGCACAGGTATAAATGATCAGCGATTACTGGAACTCCCCTGTTAATGTTATCAGGAACAGCTTGGCATTTCCTCCTATGACTAGTCAAAATATCTGCTTCACACATGCTTTCGTTCTCTTTCTATTGCTCTTTGACATCCCTAATTTCTTATCCTTTTGGGTTTTTCACAGGAGGGAGCTTAGAAGTCATGAGGGTCATTTTTGTGGGAGTGGGTGGAGAgcaacaatacaaaaaaacaagtgcAAACGTTAGAGCTGTTGCTTCTATAAATATCAACCATGCGAGAACAATAAAAACTTTCAATTTTTAACCCGACCCCTACGCCTCTGTCCAAAGAGCCAAGTCCCAAACAAAGTCTCGGCTATTAACAGTGTGGACCTCATCAAGCCCCCCCCGaccacacttctctctctccttcccccctctttccctctcttttatcTCACTTTCTATTGAAATGACTCAACAATCAAGTTCTGTTCACCTCCTCGGCTCCATTCCCCAGACACACCCTCGGCAGAACAATAAAGGAAGGGGTAGGTATGACTTTACATGCAGAGAAGagggcagagtggaggagagagagagagagagaaaaaagggaaatatggctccttgttttcttttttttgtttccctctctcactcggtttctctctctctctcggtttctctctctctctctctctcccagctgaAACTGTGTTATgagtctgtcacacacacacacacacaatctgtatTGACAAACCAGTGAGGACATTCCACACTTACGCGAAATAAAGCATATGGAacctatttatatttaatatattatatacaatctattttctttgttaaatttttctcctcatgttcctttattttattaacaGAGTTTCTAATGCACGGTTGCTATATAACTAAAGTTGATCAGTATTACTGACATTTAAGTCACGATCAACTTTTTCAACTTCAAGAAGTGCTTTCTCTTatatgtttcttatttttgttgATATATGGGGAGACATGAAATCCTCAAAGGAACttgagtccacacacacacacacacacacacacacacacacacacaggcttatCAAGTGTGAGATGCAGCAATGTAAAGTTGATTAGATTAGCCTGGGCCGACTAAACAGGACTGATCCCATGATCAAGTGGGTATTGATCTGGTTTTAGTGGATTGATTTGATTGTTGGGTTGTGTTtaaacgcccccccccctctcatcacACATGAGACAGGCAGGAGGACTTGGACTGCACTTTGATTTACACAGTTTCTAACAACAGGGTGCGTCCctattgtttgtttgacttttcAGGCTGTTAATAGACTTCATAAATACTTTCTTTCCCTGGTAAACAACAAGTTGTGCAAGTTGCTCACATAGGTGATTCCCTACAGTGTGAACGCAAGAATAACGTGTGTTTGATATGCAGTGGctaataaaaggaaataaatctcCCATAAAACGTGACCGGTCCCAATGAAAAGATAATTATTAAACCAGTCTGACTTGTTTTATGATCAGGGGGAAAATGCAACAAGTGGAATCACAACACAACTATGAAAGGCTGGTGTCCAAACACAAACCAAGCACAGCCTATTATCCACCAATGATCGACTGATGAGTTGAGTTCTGTGTGTCACTCACCTTGTACGTGCTTTCTGTGAGCTTGCTCACACCGTCTGGAGCCCGAGACATGATGGCAGCTTGTTTCCCCAAATCCCACAAgaacaatcaaaataaaaacaactataaaaaaaataaagaaaaatatagaTGGAAGGTTTTCGTAGTGCAAGGTGCTCACTTCACTGCGAATAGTAAATCCCAGAGGCGGACCTGCTGCCTGTCTGcaccctcaccctcactgaGCGCATGTGGACACAGAGACGCTCAGCAGCCGAGGGGGGAGGACGTCACACTGACAGGAACAGCGAGAGGAGGCGGGGAGGGTGTTTGTGTGACGTCGGAGAAGGCGTTACACTAAAAGTTCTGGTGTTTATGAGTGATTGTGATTTTCCcatcattatgattattattatgaatataatggttattattattattgttgttaatgGTATTGTTATTGCTAGTTATTCAGTTAGTTAGTTAAGCTTTATTTGCGAAAACTGAATAGGCCTATAAGTGACCAAATACACCTTAAATCCACAGGgattaaaacacacagactttGGTTCCAGTGTTTCCAGAGACAAGATGAATATAAACCTTGTGTAAATTGTAAACCAAGGCCATTATGATCACATGTTGTGAGTCCCTtaatcaaaacataaaactATGCATAACattacaaataatacaaataattattatCTTTATCATtataaaaactttaaatgttcTTTATCTAGTAGACAGAGTAAAAATAGAATACTTTGGGCCATTATTACCAAAGTAGCTGAAATCAAAAGTAGACCTAGTTTTAGTGCAGTAAAATGTGACATATGTGAGTTTTAAATTCGTAAAATATTACATTGcattaactgtaaataaaatatatatataaaaaaggatTTACCTATTAACATTAAAGTATAGACTTTCATTTCAACCGATTGATGAATTGTGTTATGCACATTTATCTTAATTATCATATTTGTCTGCTCCACTTGACAACATGCCTTGTAATTTctaatttaaaatgtagaaactgtcactgtaGGGTTCATGGCCCTGTGGTTGTGTAGTTCCTGGGTGTTTAGCGCCACCATGTGGATATGTCTTGTTCCAGtctaaaacattaatattttctgtctttatttaattCTCTTAGAGACATTCAGGATATCCCTGAATATCTATGATAGCATGATTACAttagaaagaaaatattaaaaacacaactgaaatcTGTAGTTAATTTAAACAGAAAcgcaatttaaaataaatatatgatatatatatatagtctatagtatatagattatatataaatacagttacATGTTAGCATAAAAAAGCATGAACATTGAAACAAGAACACAGAAAACAGATAGAAGTTGAGGCAGGGAAGATAGTGATGAagaatacaaaccatttaccattgaAGATTTTTAATGAGAGGCTGACTCAGCTAATTTAGACTCGGGTGACCTTAAGACAGTCATTTGAGCAATGTTGATCAGCCAGTTTAATAATCTCCCCttaggctgcagagaaacaaacattatCAAACTCTCTGAAGGCCTCAGCCAACTAATAGGGATGGAATATTGATCTAAGATTCCTCCACTGTCCTTGTGAAATGACTCTTTACGTCTCATTTCGGTTTTCCGGAAAACCATGAAAATACAACATGCAACATAAAAGACGATGTCCCACAACTCTGGGAGGAATTTGACCCAGGCCAGAAGCCTCCTGTTCAAAAGCtggttgtgtctctgcagccacatgattGCAACGCATGGTGACAATTTCAAGCCtttacagccccccccaccaccaccaccaccaccagcagcagcagcagcccacacACCCCTTGTACAACCACTCTGCTTTAACTTTATTCCTACTGGAGGTCCTTGCAGTGATCTCCTGCTACAGCGACAGCAAACATGGAAAGGTAAAAATCTACAATCTGCTTCCTTTAAGACTTTTTGTCACGTTTCTACATTTTCATCCTTAAACTTTTGGACATGTGCCGCAGAAAAAATACCTTCTGGATCTTGATGCTTCTTCTCCTGGTGCTCCTGGGTGTGGCAGGGACTACGGACCCTTTGTCAGATTTAGGTAGGTCATCCAGATTTTCTTTTATACATTTCCTACAATCATAGTAGCTTTGttagtgatatatatatatatcttctcCTTTAAACAGAACATGTGGCCGGGAAGCTGGTTTTCTATCAGATGGAGGGAAATGCCACCTTTGTGAGAGACATGGGAGATCTGGCGTCAGATGTCCCCACAGAGACCATGTTTGAACTCTTCGATCCCCAGAGGAATTTCAGCAGATCTAAATTCACCTATACCTGGGATTTAGGCAACGGGTACAAGGATTCATTTCttaacattttcacaaaaagttttgggttgttttgtctgtttttaatttccACTTCTTTGGATCTGTGATGCAGAGAAGTGATCCAGGGGACAGAGCCGGTTGTCCGCTTCCATTACCCAGAGTCAGGGAACTACACACTGCGACTGAAGGTGGGAGTCAATATGACCAAATACACTCCTGCAATCACTGGGGTCTACTCCACAGACGTTCAAGTGCTCGGTTTGTATTTCCTGTAGACATATCAGCAACTTACTGCGATTAGACGAGTAGAAAAGTGCTcatgtaatgtttattttaaaaaaaatccgtAGAAGTAACTCTCAGCACTAAATGAGATCAAAGAAtatatttaagtaaaagtacatttgTATTGTTCCAAAGAAAACCCTGAATAACTTCAAACCGATATCAATGTTTAGATGCCATCAAAAACATTGAGCTGAGGAGCCCTTCAGATTATGAGGTGTCTCAGGACTCCAGTTTGGCTTTTCACGTTGATGGAAGGTAAGCTGTATTTAGTTTGTTCATCTTCTATTATGTTTTAACCGCCTgttaatttgtttgtctttgatttgtttgtttgtttgtttgtaaggccaggcagttttatttataaagcatatGTCATACATTGCGGTTTAGATTCAAGGTGCTGTCCaaggacattaaaaacaacacagacacaatataaaaagaaacaaatttaaaatcacACCGCCCAGTTCAAGATGATTttcaagcaaaataaaaaagattaaaaagagcACAAAAAAAGAGGTAAAAGAAATCAAAAGGTTAAATCTGTGTGCATTTTCTTGAATATAAGTTGAAAGAGTTAAATAATAGAGACATAATGATTGCGTGACCTTAGATGTTGTGAAAAACAATCATGTAAACAATATGACATGTCAACAActggatggatttccacaaaaattGGTTGGAGGAAGTGCAATGAGTCAGGGAGGAGCCcgtttaatttgacatttgatCCAGATAAGGGTgcggatccatgaattacttttttttactttattctttttttacattttccctgATTTCACAGGGATCTTGTTATAAAAAAATCAGGGCATGTTTATGGAACtaatatctatgtgtgtgtgtgtgtgcgtgtctttaGTCCTCCTATGTGGGTGTGCTGGCGCTTCCTGCCCTACTGTGTGCCGGACACGATGGGCGGCTGCACACTGACCATGTTGTATGAGAACACCCTGAGGCTGAACCACACCTTCACTTCGGCCGGCGTCCACTGCCTGGACATCAGTGTCCGCAATGAAATCAGCAAACTGCAAACCTCCTTCAGTCTCTATGTCAAGAGGAACAGTGAGTGACCACatgtacagtaaacacacacacacacacacacacacacacacacacacacacacacacacacacacacacacacacacattacattaacTCATTGATTTAAAACCTTAACCTTGACcttaattattttaatgtattattaAGTTATGTGGActtgctttttttccccatttggAAGATAAATCCCAATAATATGACAATATTACAGTGTCAACCGATtcaggtccccacaacatgagaaaTATGTCATGGACcactctctctaacacacacacacacacacacacacacacacacacacacacacacacacacacacacacacacacacacacacacacacacacacacaggctgtttCTCATTCAAAGATCCAGACACGAAAAAAGTCACAAGTCATATGTCTCATTTACTGCaaattatttgtcatttttggtTATAAAACCATCTGTTTAATAATGTCAAAAGTGCACCGTCATCGTGCGCTGTCCTGGCCCGTGGCTGCAGAGTGTAGTTGCACATGTTTCACAACTCATCCCAAGATTGGACAGAGGGCGGGCCCCAAGCAATTGCAATtgtctttgttgcatttgatttTGCATAACTAAATATCTGTAGTTGTTAGTCATTCTACCAAATAAcctttctctgttttgtttcgCAACCACTAACCCCTTTGATCCAAATCACTGTGACGACTTTTACATGATCAACAACTCTCCCCCTCCCACGTGATGTCAGGCTGTGAACGACCCTGAGAGATAGATTAATAGATAAGATAGAAAATCTCCATTGTCCGCTTGTGTGGAAATGTGTCTGTGGCGACAAAGCCGAGCACATGATGTGATAAAACGGGTTCAAAGTAGTTCACACATTGGGATTCCACTTCCAACATAACTGATATATACAATTTAGTGACCCAAACCGGTTCTAATCCCTGGAACTATTAGTCAACTTTCTAAGTATCCATTTTATAATTTCAGTTTAACTTGACAGGAGATAAGGTTTATAGATAGTTGCTCTTGATGGGACACATGGACCATGGAAGATGTTCCCATGATGGATTAACTGCAGAGTCTCAGGAATGTAAAGTTGACATGCAAGGTAATGAGTTCTGTACACTCAAGCACCAGAAAAATGCGAAAGCTTTTAAAGCGACGTAATATTTTCCTTAACACAGACACTACAGCCGGAGCattcctgtgtctctctgtggtgATAACTCCTTCTTATTTCTGACACAAGCAATGcaaaaatatcaagaaaatgtaAAGAAGTAGCTCTTTATCTTTCATTATTTCCTTTTAACTTAATAACCATTAAGTAATTATACGCCTATAATATAGCCTGTAACTTTATCTGTTGTATGgtaaataaattacatttgtcTACTATTGATACAAACTGAAGATCAACATACAGGCACCAAATATCTAGaacaaagaaaatcacaaatgaaataaaatgatatcATAATAATCTGACGattgaccttattctgaataagTTTCGATTGAGTTGCTAATAGAATATCCCATTCATAGTCCTATTAACAGTACATGACAGAGCATAGAGATGCCAAAAGGGAAATGTTGAAGTATCAACCAGAGGCTTAAAATGGTAGAGTAATATCTGAGAATACAATAACAATGTATACAAACAATTCAatttatagttattattaaaaaacaatacttTCACAAAACTCTTTTTTGACCCATAAGTATTTGATATGGCCACACATGACGccacatgaaaataaaatgtgggGTAACCTCAGCGAGGGAAGttccagctccacctcctccaccagtgGAAAGACGTCGCATGAAAAGAGATGCGTAAATATACACGTGATCCataatcacaacaacacacaagtaAGAGTATACACATAGGAGCATCCATATTTGATCATAGAATAGAATATATCAGAATATTGTTGACCATGTAATCAAAGTCAATGATACTGTAGATCAGAAAGATGCAGCAACATAACCAAAAGAGAAAGAATATCTCTGAAAACAGGAttggtttctttttttgggtAAAATATTGCTCATCTATCTTGTTCTCATCCAATTCAACCTTATCAAACTGATTTCTTGAATCGTTCTATTCCTAGAAGAAGGAATTCATTCATTTGTAAACTC
Protein-coding sequences here:
- the tmem130 gene encoding transmembrane protein 130 — protein: MLLLLVLLGVAGTTDPLSDLEHVAGKLVFYQMEGNATFVRDMGDLASDVPTETMFELFDPQRNFSRSKFTYTWDLGNGEVIQGTEPVVRFHYPESGNYTLRLKVGVNMTKYTPAITGVYSTDVQVLDAIKNIELRSPSDYEVSQDSSLAFHVDGSPPMWVCWRFLPYCVPDTMGGCTLTMLYENTLRLNHTFTSAGVHCLDISVRNEISKLQTSFSLYVKRNSNPQLFFMLSCAAVLIATFSFIAVIACRSRTQIPVSSNALYLKNPESEGQSTILFKFSNLERGEKEPLLLQCGTQYIS